In a single window of the Coffea eugenioides isolate CCC68of chromosome 3, Ceug_1.0, whole genome shotgun sequence genome:
- the LOC113764765 gene encoding protein transport protein SEC23-like — protein sequence MATEMAQMDPEGIDGVRMTWNVWPRTKVELSKCVIPLAASISPIRSHPDVLTLPYPPLKCKTCTAVLNPFCRVDFQGLVWICPFCFSRNHFPQHYNAISETNMPAELYPQFTTIQYTLPTLQPIHHHQNPNQNPNFFEPNSAVYLFVLDTCVLEEELEFAKSALKRAIGMLPDNALVGFISFGTQVQVHELGFSELSKVYVFRGSKDLTKDQVLEQLGLGVIGAARRPMPGIQRVGGSPVGMPNPGFSRFLLPASECEYTLNSLLDELGTDRWLVPPGSRSLRCTGVALSVAAGLLGVCAAGQSARIVALVGGPCTEGPGVIVSKDLSDPVRSHKDLDKDAAPFFKKAVHFYEELAKQLVSEGHVLDVFASALDQVGVAEMKVAIEKTGGLVVLAESFGHSVFKDSFKRLFEGGEQSLGLSYNGTLEINCSKDIKIQGVIGPCTSLEKKGPSVASTVVGEGNTTSWKLCGLDRNTCLTVFFDISSSEKSDPSGSNPQLFLQFLTSYRSPEGQSLLRVTTVTKRWADSALGTEELVQGFDQETAAVIVARFASYKMENEDGFDATRWLDRNLIRLCAKFGDYRKDDPSSFTLNPSFSLFPQFMFNLRRSQFVQVFNNSPDETACFRMLLNRESISNSVVMIQPSLMAYSFHSLPTPALLDVASIAADRILLLDTYFSVVIFHGMTIAQWRNMGYQNQPEHQVFAQFLQAPQEDAQTIIRDRFPTPRLVVCDQHGSQARFLLAKLNPSATYNNAHEMAAGTDIIFTDDVSLQVFFEHLQRLAVQSS from the exons ATGGCGACGGAGATGGCTCAGATGGATCCAGAAGGAATCGACGGAGTTCGGATGACGTGGAACGTCTGGCCACGGACCAAAGTCGAATTGAGCAAGTGCGTGATCCCACTCGCCGCCTCGATCTCTCCGATCCGATCTCATCCCGACGTCCTCACCCTCCCATACCCGCCGCTCAAGTGTAAAACCTGCACCGCCGTCCTCAACCCATTTTGCCGCGTCGATTTCCAAGGTCTAGTTTGGATCTGCCCGTTTTGTTTCTCGCGGAATCATTTTCCCCAGCATTACAACGCAATTTCGGAGACGAATATGCCCGCCGAGCTCTACCCCCAATTCACCACCATTCAGTATACCCTCCCCACCCTGCAGCCGATTCATCACcatcaaaaccctaatcaaaaccctaactttttcGAGCCGAATTCGGCTGTTTATTTGTTCGTTTTGGATACTTGTGTCCTCGAGGAGGAATTGGAGTTTGCGAAATCGGCATTGAAAAGGGCTATTGGGATGTTGCCTGATAATGCTTTGGTTGGGTTTATATCGTTTGGGACGCAGGTGCAGGTTCACGAGCTGGGGTTTTCGGAATTGTCAAAGGTGTATGTTTTTAGAGGGTCTAAGGATTTGACGAAAGATCAGGTTTTGGAGCAGTTGGGACTTGGTGTTATTGGGGCAGCACGACGCCCAATGCCTGGAATTCAGAGAGTTGGAGGTAGCCCTGTAGGAATGCCGAATCCCGGTTTTTCTAGATTCCTGTTGCCTGCTTCTGAGTGCGAATATACGCTCAATTCG CTATTGGATGAGTTGGGGACGGATCGATGGCTGGTGCCACCTGGGAGCAGGTCGTTACGGTGTACAGGAGTTGCATTGAGTGTTGCAGCTGGTTTGCTTGGAGTTTGCGCAGCTGGTCAAAGCGCAAGAATTGTTGCTTTAGTTGGTGGACCATGTACTGAAGGGCCAGGAGTG ATTGTTTCCAAGGATCTATCAGATCCAGTTCGTTCACATAAGGATTTAGACAAGGATGCTGcaccatttttcaaaaaagctgTTCATTTCTATGAAGAGCTAGCTAAGCAGCTTGTCAGTGAGGGTCATGTCTTGGATGTTTTTGCATCTGCTCTTGATCAG GTTGGGGTTGCTGAGATGAAGGTTGCCATTGAAAAAACTGGTGGACTTGTTGTTTTAGCTGAAAGTTTTGGTCATTCAGTATTTAAAGACTCTTTCAAACGACTTTTTGAAGGTGGAGAACAGTCTCTTGGTCTTTCCTATAA TGGCACACTCGAGATAAACTGTTCAAAGGACATCAAAATCCAAGGTGTCATTGGACCTTGCACATCTTTGGAGAAG AAAGGGCCTTCTGTTGCCAGTACGGTTGTTGGAGAAGGGAACACTACATCTTGGAAGTTGTGTGGCCTTGATAGGAATACTTGCTTGACTGTTTTCTTTGATATATCGTCAAGTGAAAAATCAGATCCATCAGGATCAAATCCTCAATTATTCCTACAGTTCCTTACAAG CTACCGGAGCCCTGAAGGCCAATCGCTGTTGAGAGTTACAACTGTTACCAAAAGATGGGCGGATAGTGCTCTTGGCACAGAG GAGTTGGTCCAAGGGTTTGACCAAGAAACTGCTGCTGTCATAGTGGCCAGATTTGCATCTTATAAAATGGAGAATGAG GATGGTTTTGATGCCACACGGTGGTTGGATCGGAATCTGATTCGTCTTTGTGCCAAATTCGGTGACTACCGGAAGGATGACCCGTCCTCATTTACATTAAATCCCTCTTTTTCATTGTTTCCTCAATTCATGTTTAATCTGCGGCGTTCACAATTTGTGCAG GTATTTAATAACAGTCCAGATGAGACAGCATGCTTCCGCATGTTGCTCAATCGGGAGAGCATAAGCAACTCCGTTGTTATGATTCAACCATCACTGATGGCATATTCTTTCCATTCATTGCCCACACCTGCTTTGTTGGATGTGGCATCAATTGCGGCTGATCGTATTCTGTTGTTAGATACATACTTCAGTGTTGTAATTTTCCATGGGATGACGATAGCTCAGTGGAGAAACATGGGCTACCAGAATCAACCAGAACACCAG GTATTTGCACAATTCTTGCAAGCTCCTCAAGAAGATGCCCAGACAATTATTCGTGATCGGTTCCCCACACCCAGATTGGTGGTTTGCGATCAGCATGGGTCACAG GCAAGATTCCTACTGGCAAAGTTGAACCCGTCAGCTACGTACAATAATGCGCATGAGATGGCAGCTGGAACAGACATAATCTTCACCGATGATGTGAGTCTTCAAGTGTTTTTTGAGCATCTTCAGCGGCTGGCAGTGCAATCTTCTTGA